The Bacteroidota bacterium genome window below encodes:
- a CDS encoding phosphosulfolactate synthase, with the protein MNFLLDNIPQRTSKPRGSGLTMIMDKGLSTRQAEDMLDVSAPYIDIVKLGFGSSYVTPNLEKKIEVYRSANIPVYFGGTLLEAFIVRKKFDDYIRLLEKYKLTHAEVSDGSIQLDHGKKLDFIRKLSKHCTVITEVGSKEEGIIIHPSKWIDMIESEIQAGAWKVIAEARESGTVGIYRPNGKAHVVLINKILARVKAENIIWETPNKSGQVYFIKLIGADVNLGNISPTEVIALESLRIGLRSDTFFQFLDKKMNAPI; encoded by the coding sequence ATGAATTTCTTACTCGATAATATACCTCAGCGGACGTCCAAACCGCGTGGATCAGGATTGACCATGATCATGGACAAAGGGCTAAGTACCCGACAAGCTGAAGATATGCTTGATGTTTCTGCCCCCTATATTGACATTGTGAAATTAGGTTTCGGAAGTTCTTACGTTACGCCTAATCTTGAAAAGAAAATTGAAGTCTATCGCTCAGCGAATATACCGGTCTATTTCGGTGGAACTTTGCTGGAAGCTTTCATTGTCAGGAAAAAGTTTGACGACTATATTCGTTTACTTGAAAAATACAAGCTCACACATGCTGAAGTAAGCGACGGATCTATTCAACTGGATCACGGAAAGAAACTTGATTTTATCCGTAAACTGAGTAAGCATTGTACAGTTATCACTGAAGTGGGCTCGAAAGAAGAAGGTATAATCATTCATCCATCGAAATGGATCGATATGATTGAAAGTGAAATCCAGGCCGGTGCCTGGAAAGTAATTGCTGAAGCACGTGAAAGCGGAACTGTTGGTATCTATAGACCTAATGGAAAGGCACACGTTGTTCTGATCAATAAAATTCTGGCAAGAGTCAAAGCTGAAAATATTATCTGGGAAACTCCGAATAAAAGTGGACAGGTTTATTTTATTAAGTTAATCGGTGCAGATGTAAACCTGGGAAACATTTCGCCTACAGAAGTTATTGCACTTGAATCGCTTCGAATAGGTTTGCGAAGTGATACATTCTTTCAGTTTCTCGATAAAAAAATGAACGCTCCAATTTAA
- a CDS encoding LEA type 2 family protein, whose protein sequence is MTKLIYLLVILLCSSCLTRKNIDFKSIENVTYASENNSPVIKFDLKIHNPNNWGLRVTDVNTNVSIDNKMIGSTLLPETIKIARKSDILIPMQLNLSLADLLTFLPQGLSLFTGNKTTINTSVDGGITLKKFLFRKRIAINLKQELDLNR, encoded by the coding sequence ATGACAAAATTGATTTATCTGCTAGTTATTCTCCTTTGCTCTTCTTGTCTGACCAGAAAGAATATTGATTTTAAATCAATAGAAAATGTTACATATGCTTCAGAGAATAATTCTCCTGTAATTAAATTCGATCTCAAAATTCATAATCCGAATAACTGGGGTCTGAGAGTTACAGATGTAAACACAAATGTATCGATAGATAATAAAATGATCGGGTCTACACTTCTTCCTGAGACAATTAAAATTGCCAGGAAGTCAGATATTCTCATTCCGATGCAATTAAATCTTTCCCTGGCTGACTTGCTTACATTTTTGCCGCAAGGACTTAGCCTTTTCACAGGTAATAAAACAACGATCAATACCTCTGTTGATGGCGGGATTACATTAAAGAAATTTTTATTCAGAAAACGTATTGCAATAAATCTGAAGCAAGAACTTGATTTGAACCGGTAG
- a CDS encoding DinB family protein, with protein MNYTQKLSEITATVENEFGNLSEEKLNMKANPESWSIAQCIEHLIISNSKYFPAFEAVLSGKHKMTFWERNNPLTTYTGKQMVKTLGPVVVKKFQAPKLFLPSRSTIKVSIIKDFIVHQEKLCSLLKKLNTPQFEKIVITSPVAALLTLKLTDAMEILVAHEERHLNQMLRIN; from the coding sequence ATGAACTACACACAAAAATTATCTGAAATAACAGCAACAGTTGAAAATGAATTCGGAAATCTGAGTGAAGAAAAACTGAACATGAAGGCAAACCCTGAATCATGGAGCATTGCACAATGTATAGAACATCTGATCATATCAAACTCCAAATATTTTCCTGCATTTGAAGCGGTATTATCAGGAAAACATAAAATGACTTTCTGGGAGAGAAACAATCCATTAACAACTTACACCGGAAAGCAGATGGTCAAAACTCTTGGACCTGTTGTAGTAAAGAAATTTCAGGCACCAAAACTTTTTCTCCCCTCCCGTTCTACAATTAAAGTCTCAATCATTAAAGACTTTATAGTTCATCAGGAAAAACTTTGTTCACTTTTAAAAAAACTAAACACTCCTCAATTTGAAAAAATTGTGATCACCTCTCCTGTTGCTGCTCTTCTCACTCTTAAACTCACCGATGCAATGGAAATCTTAGTTGCTCATGAAGAACGACACTTGAATCAAATGCTTCGTATTAATTAA
- a CDS encoding HAMP domain-containing histidine kinase — protein sequence MNKKSIRGIIALMSIALIGVIGLQLYWIFHDIRLKEQQFEQSVNQAMNSIVDRIETNEAMNILHERVFNFDPQRVTQLIIRDTTNFNPVTITDTSIEIPNLPGHPPPIMEDLDNADINIEFHRPGSNRSFLRVQKRNYFHKDSVSQHTIHSSQITRVFGDSAEITIRQNEEKIKARLEKLNDVMQKVAVEFAGPEGDVLSRIDSTRLDSLINMELKNRGIDIDVNYGVLNGLSNSFLIQKSKIDQKELQNSKFRILLFPNDIVSKPDYLILHFPNTIKYVLASMWFMLASSTLFTFIILFGFAYTIQVIYKQKKLSDIKSDFINNMTHEFKTPIATISLAVDSIKNPKVQNDKEKMEYFTRIIREENKRMNSQVENVLQMAQLEKGELHLRKEQLNLHSIILNAVDLIDLQVQSKEGKIDLALDATIPMTIGDPIHLSNVIFNLLDNANKYSPEKPVIMISTYNNNEGLFVTVKDKGAGMSKETQKKIFEKFYRVPTGNIHDIKGFGLGLSYVKEIVELHKGTIKVDSEPGAGSTFEIYLPFSFH from the coding sequence ATGAATAAGAAAAGTATCAGAGGTATAATTGCACTGATGAGTATCGCTTTGATTGGTGTGATCGGCCTTCAGCTTTACTGGATCTTTCATGATATCCGTTTAAAAGAACAGCAATTCGAGCAGTCTGTTAATCAGGCAATGAATTCTATTGTTGACCGGATAGAAACCAATGAGGCAATGAATATTCTCCACGAAAGAGTATTCAATTTTGACCCGCAAAGAGTAACTCAACTTATCATCCGCGACACGACAAATTTCAATCCGGTCACAATAACTGATACGAGTATTGAAATTCCCAACTTACCCGGTCATCCGCCACCAATCATGGAAGACCTTGACAATGCGGATATCAACATAGAATTCCATCGTCCGGGGAGCAATAGGTCCTTTTTACGTGTCCAAAAGAGGAATTATTTTCACAAAGACTCGGTAAGTCAGCACACGATCCATAGTTCGCAGATTACAAGGGTTTTCGGTGATTCAGCGGAAATAACGATTCGTCAAAACGAGGAGAAAATCAAGGCCAGACTTGAAAAGCTCAATGATGTAATGCAGAAAGTGGCCGTTGAATTCGCCGGTCCGGAGGGCGATGTTTTATCACGGATTGACTCAACTCGACTGGATTCTCTGATTAATATGGAATTGAAAAACCGCGGCATAGATATTGACGTAAATTACGGGGTATTGAATGGCCTGTCTAACTCATTTCTTATTCAAAAAAGTAAGATAGACCAAAAAGAACTGCAGAATTCAAAATTCCGGATTCTCTTGTTTCCAAACGACATTGTTTCGAAACCGGATTACCTGATCCTGCATTTCCCCAATACCATTAAATATGTGTTGGCATCTATGTGGTTTATGCTCGCCAGTTCAACACTCTTTACATTCATTATCCTGTTCGGTTTTGCATATACCATTCAGGTCATTTATAAACAGAAAAAATTGTCCGACATAAAAAGCGATTTCATAAACAATATGACGCATGAGTTTAAAACTCCAATTGCAACAATATCTCTGGCTGTTGACTCTATAAAGAATCCAAAGGTTCAGAATGACAAGGAAAAGATGGAATACTTCACGCGAATTATCAGAGAAGAAAATAAAAGAATGAACAGTCAGGTTGAAAATGTATTACAAATGGCACAGCTCGAAAAAGGTGAATTACATCTCCGGAAAGAGCAGTTGAATCTTCATTCTATCATTCTCAATGCAGTTGATTTAATTGATCTGCAAGTACAAAGTAAAGAAGGCAAAATTGATCTTGCACTTGATGCAACTATTCCAATGACAATTGGTGATCCGATACATCTGTCGAATGTCATTTTTAATCTGCTCGATAATGCGAATAAGTATTCCCCGGAGAAGCCGGTTATCATGATTTCAACTTACAATAATAATGAAGGATTATTCGTTACTGTAAAGGATAAAGGTGCCGGAATGTCAAAAGAAACGCAGAAAAAGATCTTTGAAAAATTCTATAGAGTACCAACCGGAAATATTCACGATATTAAAGGATTCGGACTTGGATTAAGTTATGTAAAAGAAATCGTGGAATTACATAAAGGCACTATCAAGGTAGATAGTGAACCCGGTGCAGGAAGTACTTTTGAAATATATTTACCATTCTCATTTCATTGA
- a CDS encoding response regulator, whose protein sequence is MTAKTKILLVEDDPNFGSVLKNYLELNDYEVKLCTDGFAGYDQFVAGKFDICILDVMMPRKDGFTLAKEIREKDEHVPVIFLTAKTMKEDMLAGFRVGADDYVTKPFDSEVLLLKLKAILKRKYLKEDSSLDIINIHGKGFRLIDNA, encoded by the coding sequence ATGACAGCAAAAACAAAAATTTTACTTGTAGAAGACGATCCCAACTTCGGTTCAGTTCTTAAAAATTATCTGGAACTGAATGACTATGAAGTTAAGCTTTGTACAGACGGATTCGCAGGTTACGACCAGTTTGTCGCTGGCAAATTTGATATCTGTATTCTTGATGTGATGATGCCGCGGAAAGATGGATTTACTTTAGCAAAAGAAATCCGTGAAAAAGACGAACATGTTCCTGTCATCTTTCTAACAGCAAAAACTATGAAAGAAGATATGCTTGCCGGTTTCCGCGTAGGCGCAGATGATTATGTTACAAAACCATTCGATTCAGAAGTTTTGCTTTTGAAGCTAAAAGCTATTTTGAAGAGAAAATATCTGAAAGAAGATTCTTCCTTAGATATTATTAATATTCATGGAAAAGGGTTTCGGTTAATCGATAATGCTTAG
- a CDS encoding Rieske 2Fe-2S domain-containing protein, with protein MDRRNFIKSSCTFCLAATGVAAITTLLESCGTMHVFNGSINDNSITIPIAELTEKESLIVKAKNTSADIALIKMKSGEWKAILMLCTHASNPVTFYGSGFRCNVHFSEFNLAGVPQSGPAQKPLKVLTTEQTADSIVVRLL; from the coding sequence GTGGATAGAAGGAATTTTATCAAGAGCTCATGTACTTTTTGTCTGGCCGCAACCGGTGTTGCTGCGATTACAACTCTTCTGGAAAGTTGTGGGACAATGCATGTTTTTAATGGTAGCATTAATGATAATTCTATTACGATTCCGATAGCTGAACTTACAGAAAAAGAATCTCTGATCGTTAAAGCGAAAAACACTTCTGCTGATATTGCATTGATCAAAATGAAGTCAGGTGAATGGAAAGCTATTCTAATGCTCTGTACTCATGCGTCTAATCCGGTAACTTTTTATGGGAGTGGATTCCGTTGCAATGTTCACTTCAGTGAATTCAATCTGGCCGGAGTTCCTCAAAGCGGACCGGCCCAGAAACCTTTAAAAGTTCTGACTACTGAACAGACGGCTGATTCAATTGTAGTCAGATTACTTTAA
- a CDS encoding T9SS type A sorting domain-containing protein, with amino-acid sequence MKQLKHITTIILTVIVLTSMLKPDSANAATGDTTIVNGFSGLLHQNCNTGKGTFLFPSDSLSYYRILLKYKLTCPGFGCDIYDRIATLKVERETGEVDSTLTAFPSFTVDGNIVDTIQYMTLPSYSYSYDTTTSSIDSVENPTFVVSFYSDSLNPATVTYQVTVWPAYYNNYVFDSLGNATDSVFVNPDVSLYLEYDSFYVNFNVKEQIEIARAVTPYGMAVDLWYDVTDYRTLLQDSVTFVSNVCGYSNGWLVTNEFYFIEGTPPMDAFKITNLWNGTWQYGNAADPIENHLSMISIPVDTNTVYEKIRLITTGHGFGGYPNQNVAEFFDVTHTLNIAGTDFDQRIWRADCGSNPLYPQGAPGYTSTWFYKRANWCPGSYVTPQDYNATPFISPGGTLAVDYNMVPYTVTGGPSGFYHPEYAIQSHAIEYKAINYTNNASIERIAAPTNAYEYRRRNPGCDGLEPQIVIKNNGSATLTSLNIHYFVDNGSVQSYVWTGSLNLMDSTTVTLPAITFGSGNHTFTAYIDQPNSNNDEYLFDDTLRSSFNPVNIYNTNFLRILTKTDSSPEEVSWTVKDAQGTVLFSRNNFTSPLTLYTDTIYLSDGCYSVTVYDTYGDGICCYNGNGYFRIYNGSAATIITNVADYGDFYNVNLGIDFQVGVEELESSELFIYPNPTTGIIKINSNILNSQFSVKLFDLTGQVVLKKEGDISAYFSQLDISELSNGLYIIQFDLNGRLINKRVLVNK; translated from the coding sequence ATGAAACAATTAAAACATATTACAACAATAATTCTGACAGTTATTGTTCTGACTTCCATGCTGAAGCCCGATTCTGCAAATGCAGCAACCGGTGATACAACCATTGTGAATGGTTTTTCGGGACTTCTGCATCAGAATTGCAACACAGGAAAAGGGACTTTTCTTTTTCCCTCTGATTCACTTTCTTATTACCGGATATTATTAAAATACAAACTGACTTGTCCCGGATTCGGATGCGATATTTATGACCGCATTGCAACATTAAAAGTTGAAAGAGAAACAGGTGAAGTTGATTCAACTTTAACAGCTTTTCCTTCTTTTACTGTAGATGGAAATATTGTTGATACAATTCAATATATGACATTGCCTTCCTATTCCTATTCTTACGATACTACTACATCATCAATTGATTCAGTTGAAAACCCCACATTTGTAGTCAGCTTTTATTCTGATTCGCTCAATCCTGCGACAGTAACTTATCAGGTTACTGTATGGCCGGCTTATTACAATAATTATGTTTTCGATAGTCTGGGAAATGCAACAGATTCGGTTTTTGTTAATCCGGACGTATCACTTTATCTCGAGTATGATTCATTTTATGTTAACTTCAATGTAAAGGAGCAAATTGAAATTGCGCGTGCAGTTACTCCTTATGGAATGGCAGTAGATCTGTGGTATGATGTAACAGATTACAGAACATTATTGCAAGACAGTGTAACATTTGTTTCGAATGTATGCGGGTATAGCAATGGCTGGTTGGTGACGAATGAGTTTTATTTTATTGAAGGAACGCCACCAATGGATGCTTTTAAAATTACTAACTTATGGAATGGGACATGGCAATATGGAAATGCTGCTGACCCTATCGAAAATCATTTATCTATGATTTCAATTCCTGTAGATACCAATACAGTTTATGAAAAGATCAGATTGATTACAACCGGACATGGTTTTGGAGGTTACCCGAATCAAAATGTAGCTGAATTTTTTGATGTTACCCATACTTTGAATATTGCCGGAACAGATTTTGATCAAAGAATATGGCGTGCAGATTGTGGATCTAATCCTCTATATCCGCAAGGGGCCCCGGGTTATACAAGTACATGGTTCTATAAACGTGCAAACTGGTGTCCCGGATCTTATGTAACCCCTCAGGATTATAATGCCACTCCTTTTATTTCACCCGGTGGAACGCTGGCAGTTGATTACAATATGGTACCTTATACTGTTACGGGTGGGCCTTCAGGATTTTATCATCCTGAATATGCAATTCAATCTCATGCCATAGAATACAAAGCAATTAATTATACTAACAATGCATCAATTGAAAGAATTGCTGCTCCTACAAATGCTTATGAATACAGAAGAAGAAATCCGGGCTGTGATGGCTTAGAGCCACAAATAGTAATTAAAAATAATGGAAGCGCAACGTTGACTAGTCTGAACATACATTATTTTGTGGACAACGGCTCTGTGCAATCGTATGTGTGGACAGGCTCACTGAATTTGATGGATAGTACAACTGTAACATTACCGGCTATAACTTTTGGTTCAGGAAATCATACTTTCACAGCATATATTGATCAACCAAATTCCAATAACGATGAATATTTATTTGATGATACTCTGCGTTCTTCATTTAATCCGGTTAATATTTACAATACTAATTTTTTGAGGATATTGACCAAAACAGATTCATCGCCTGAAGAAGTTTCATGGACTGTTAAGGATGCACAGGGTACAGTCTTATTTTCAAGAAATAATTTTACTTCGCCTCTTACTCTATATACCGACACTATATATTTATCTGACGGCTGTTATTCAGTAACAGTTTACGATACTTATGGTGATGGTATTTGTTGCTACAATGGCAATGGATATTTTCGTATTTATAATGGAAGTGCTGCAACAATAATAACCAATGTAGCAGATTATGGTGATTTCTATAATGTCAATTTAGGAATTGATTTTCAAGTCGGGGTAGAAGAATTAGAATCTTCTGAATTATTTATTTATCCGAATCCGACAACAGGAATTATAAAAATTAATTCGAACATTTTGAATTCGCAATTCTCTGTCAAACTGTTCGATCTGACAGGGCAAGTTGTTCTGAAGAAAGAAGGTGATATTTCAGCATATTTTTCACAACTTGATATATCAGAGTTAAGTAATGGACTTTATATTATTCAGTTTGACCTGAATGGTAGATTAATAAACAAACGTGTTTTAGTCAACAAGTAA
- a CDS encoding PD40 domain-containing protein, producing MSKNLLFTKLFVIITVITCAGQLPDTDIFLFKARSTGKSHSFGEAKNITNRIGYDNQPCFSPDSKELLFVAVEDSGQSEIWKYNIKDKTKTQITTSEESEYSPTFIRGGTKISTVRVDKDGGQRFYVLDYPETTKSELVKNSDSIGYSCWVNDSMITMFVVEDTSSLQVLDLKTGQRTFVLTNPGRCMKIHPKNKELYFIDKNDSAHWYLSTYNFKSKKVKQIIETLPGSEDFAFFSDGTLICGFKGGVFELQGKSWVAIGRPIVSMDNDFYRIAISPDDQYIAVVSFKGKKP from the coding sequence ATGAGCAAGAATTTACTTTTCACCAAACTATTTGTTATCATAACAGTGATAACTTGTGCAGGTCAATTGCCCGACACAGACATCTTTCTTTTTAAAGCCAGATCAACAGGTAAATCACATTCTTTCGGTGAAGCAAAAAACATCACTAATCGAATTGGTTATGATAACCAGCCCTGCTTTTCTCCTGACAGCAAAGAACTGCTATTTGTTGCTGTAGAAGATAGTGGACAATCAGAGATCTGGAAATATAATATCAAAGACAAAACCAAAACACAAATTACAACTTCTGAAGAAAGTGAATACTCCCCTACTTTCATTCGCGGCGGAACAAAAATTTCAACTGTAAGGGTTGATAAAGATGGTGGACAGCGGTTCTATGTATTGGATTATCCGGAAACAACAAAGTCAGAGTTGGTCAAAAATTCAGACAGCATCGGATATTCATGTTGGGTAAATGATTCAATGATTACGATGTTCGTTGTAGAAGATACCAGTTCATTACAAGTTCTGGATCTGAAAACAGGACAGCGAACGTTTGTATTAACAAATCCCGGAAGGTGTATGAAGATACATCCGAAGAATAAAGAACTTTACTTTATTGATAAAAATGATTCCGCACACTGGTATCTTTCTACATACAACTTCAAATCAAAAAAAGTAAAACAAATTATCGAGACGCTTCCCGGTTCAGAAGATTTTGCATTTTTTTCTGATGGCACATTGATCTGCGGTTTTAAAGGTGGTGTTTTTGAATTGCAAGGTAAATCATGGGTTGCAATTGGAAGACCGATTGTATCTATGGACAATGATTTCTATCGAATTGCTATCAGCCCCGATGACCAGTACATTGCAGTCGTGTCCTTCAAAGGCAAAAAACCATGA
- a CDS encoding FAD-binding oxidoreductase → MYDYLIVGQGIAGSTLAYMLRKKGKRVFIIDKFSPNSSSQVAAGLVNPITGRRIVKSWMADVALPFAFRFYSDYKNEIGTEVFHQMDALEVTGTIHEFNEWTRRMDEQNLTNYFRDDAPNELYRGKIRDFIKLVRITSSGWMDIPLFVSAIRNIFESENCFRNELFEIGDLIVSEKEVTYNDIKAIKIIFCEGYKGPENEFWNFIPLIPAKGEIVVIRCNELPQDFILLSGMFIVPIGDHKFKCGATYEWKFKNELPTESGKTKLLEMLNEVLKVDFEVIEHTSGVRPTVKDRRPVIGMHPEFSNVGIFNGLGTKGVSLAPYFANQFVEYLENGGSLNIEVDVRRFQVKK, encoded by the coding sequence ATGTACGATTACCTTATCGTAGGACAAGGAATTGCCGGATCGACACTTGCTTATATGCTGCGAAAAAAAGGTAAGAGAGTTTTTATCATCGATAAATTTTCCCCGAACAGTTCGTCGCAGGTTGCTGCAGGGCTTGTGAACCCGATCACAGGCAGAAGGATTGTAAAAAGCTGGATGGCTGATGTTGCGCTTCCCTTCGCTTTTCGATTTTATTCAGACTATAAGAATGAAATCGGTACTGAAGTTTTCCATCAGATGGATGCTCTTGAGGTGACAGGTACAATCCATGAGTTCAACGAATGGACGCGAAGAATGGATGAACAAAATCTAACCAATTATTTTCGAGACGATGCGCCCAATGAATTGTATCGTGGAAAGATCCGTGACTTTATAAAATTGGTTCGCATTACTTCTTCCGGATGGATGGATATACCTCTTTTTGTTTCCGCTATCAGAAACATTTTCGAAAGTGAAAATTGTTTCAGGAATGAACTATTTGAAATTGGAGATCTCATTGTTTCAGAAAAAGAAGTAACCTACAACGACATCAAAGCAATTAAGATCATTTTTTGTGAAGGTTATAAAGGTCCTGAGAACGAATTCTGGAATTTCATTCCTTTGATTCCTGCCAAAGGTGAAATTGTAGTGATCAGATGCAATGAATTACCACAAGATTTTATTCTTCTTTCAGGAATGTTCATTGTTCCGATCGGCGATCATAAATTCAAATGCGGTGCTACGTATGAATGGAAATTTAAAAATGAATTACCAACTGAATCAGGAAAAACAAAATTACTTGAAATGCTCAATGAAGTACTTAAAGTCGATTTTGAAGTTATTGAACATACTTCCGGTGTGCGACCAACAGTGAAAGACAGACGACCCGTCATAGGAATGCATCCTGAATTTTCCAACGTTGGAATATTTAATGGATTGGGAACAAAAGGCGTTTCGCTGGCTCCGTATTTTGCGAATCAATTTGTGGAGTATCTGGAGAATGGTGGAAGCTTGAACATTGAAGTTGATGTAAGGAGATTTCAAGTGAAAAAATAA
- a CDS encoding nitronate monooxygenase → MNNRITSLFGIEYPIIQAGMIWCSGWELASAVSNAGGLGLIGAGSMYPDVLRQHIQKCKKATSKPFGVNVPLLYPNIEEIMQIIIEEKVPIVFTSAGNPKTWTSKLKEHGIKVVHVIANKKFALKCEEAGVDAIVAEGFEAGGHNGREETTTLVLIPIIREATKLPLIAAGGIASGSSMLACFALGAEAVQMGTRFVASLESSGHSSFKNKVVESQEGETMLVLKQLTPVRMMRNKFFNQIAEAEGRGSSADELKLILGRARAKKGMFEGDMEEGELEIGQVAAEVHKIIPAGEIVKEVWEEFLEAKNRISKL, encoded by the coding sequence ATGAACAATAGAATCACTTCACTTTTCGGCATAGAATATCCTATAATTCAAGCAGGTATGATCTGGTGTAGCGGATGGGAACTGGCATCTGCGGTAAGTAATGCCGGTGGATTGGGACTAATTGGTGCCGGATCGATGTATCCGGATGTTTTAAGGCAGCATATTCAGAAATGCAAAAAAGCAACTTCAAAACCGTTTGGAGTGAATGTTCCACTGCTTTATCCGAACATTGAAGAGATCATGCAGATCATAATAGAAGAAAAAGTACCCATCGTTTTTACTTCAGCAGGTAATCCTAAAACGTGGACATCAAAGCTTAAGGAACATGGAATAAAGGTTGTTCATGTGATCGCTAATAAAAAGTTTGCATTGAAATGTGAAGAAGCCGGAGTTGATGCAATCGTTGCAGAAGGTTTTGAAGCCGGCGGACATAATGGAAGGGAAGAGACTACAACTCTTGTATTGATCCCAATCATCAGAGAAGCTACAAAGTTACCGTTGATCGCTGCAGGCGGAATTGCTTCGGGAAGTTCTATGCTTGCTTGTTTTGCATTAGGTGCAGAAGCAGTGCAAATGGGAACACGTTTTGTGGCATCATTAGAATCATCAGGACATTCATCTTTTAAAAACAAAGTTGTTGAAAGCCAGGAAGGGGAGACAATGCTTGTATTAAAACAACTGACACCTGTTCGTATGATGCGGAATAAATTTTTCAATCAAATAGCCGAAGCTGAAGGAAGAGGATCAAGCGCTGATGAATTGAAATTGATCCTCGGTCGTGCACGGGCTAAGAAAGGAATGTTTGAAGGAGATATGGAAGAAGGTGAATTGGAAATTGGACAGGTTGCTGCTGAAGTACATAAAATAATTCCGGCAGGTGAGATTGTGAAGGAAGTCTGGGAGGAATTTCTCGAAGCGAAGAATAGAATTTCCAAATTATAG
- a CDS encoding NTP transferase domain-containing protein translates to MKAIIPVAGIGSKLRPHTHTQPKALVPVAGKPILSHIVDKLVSNGVTDFIFIIGYLGDKIEEYIKSNYPALKTSFVLQDPREGTGQAVWLSKDLISPDEELIIALGDTIFDVDLKEIIESSGSMLGVKKVLDPRNFGVAELDENGIIRNVVEKPPIPKSNLALVGIYKIKETKQLYDALEHIITKNQRTQGEFHLTDAIMLMISDGVIFKTFPVENWYDCGVKDNLLETNAMLLKKNCKPVEADKYPNTIIIPPVSIAESCQISNSIIGPNVSIGDNTIINYSILKDAIIGSYSELENAVLHHSVIGSDASLHGLSQSLNLGDSTEIDFG, encoded by the coding sequence ATGAAAGCAATTATTCCTGTTGCAGGGATCGGTAGTAAACTAAGGCCGCATACGCATACACAGCCAAAAGCTCTTGTACCCGTTGCCGGTAAACCGATCTTATCACATATCGTCGATAAACTGGTTTCCAATGGAGTAACTGATTTTATTTTTATCATTGGATACCTGGGTGATAAAATCGAAGAATATATCAAGTCTAACTACCCTGCGCTTAAAACAAGTTTTGTTCTTCAGGATCCCCGTGAAGGTACGGGACAAGCAGTCTGGCTTAGCAAAGATCTGATCAGTCCGGATGAAGAATTGATAATAGCATTAGGAGATACAATTTTCGATGTTGACCTGAAAGAGATTATCGAATCCAGCGGTTCAATGTTAGGTGTAAAAAAAGTTCTTGACCCAAGAAATTTTGGCGTTGCAGAATTAGATGAGAATGGGATCATAAGAAACGTTGTAGAAAAACCACCTATACCTAAATCAAATTTAGCATTGGTTGGGATCTATAAGATCAAAGAAACGAAACAACTTTATGATGCACTGGAACACATCATCACGAAAAATCAACGGACGCAAGGAGAATTTCATCTTACGGATGCAATAATGCTGATGATATCGGATGGTGTCATCTTCAAAACTTTTCCTGTCGAGAACTGGTATGATTGCGGCGTAAAGGACAACCTCCTGGAGACGAATGCAATGTTACTTAAGAAAAACTGTAAACCGGTAGAAGCAGATAAATATCCAAATACTATAATTATACCACCCGTAAGTATTGCCGAATCCTGTCAGATCAGTAATAGTATTATCGGTCCAAATGTTTCAATCGGCGACAATACTATTATCAACTACTCAATCCTGAAAGACGCTATCATTGGCTCTTATTCAGAACTGGAAAATGCAGTTTTACATCATTCTGTAATCGGCAGTGATGCTTCTTTGCATGGATTAAGTCAATCATTGAACCTGGGTGACAGCACAGAAATTGATTTTGGCTGA